A genomic region of Roseateles amylovorans contains the following coding sequences:
- the serB gene encoding phosphoserine phosphatase SerB, translating to MSADPSPLVLQGLTPPLRLSDFRLAAFDMDSTLINIECIDEIADAAGRKAEVAAITEAAMRGEITDFKDSLRRRLTLLKGVPSSALAQVLRDRLRFNPGARELCAALKAAGLKLVLVSGGFTYFTKHVAAELGMDFVRSNALEIVNEQLTGGLLMQPWGEICDGEEKRRMMLNCAEHIGATAAQCIAVGDGANDLPMMGAAGLSVAYHAKPAVRAKAMVAIPDGGLDRLLTVFA from the coding sequence ATGTCCGCTGATCCCTCCCCGCTGGTTCTGCAAGGCCTCACACCGCCCCTGCGCCTGTCCGATTTCCGTCTCGCGGCCTTCGACATGGACTCCACGCTGATCAACATCGAATGCATCGACGAGATCGCCGACGCAGCGGGCCGCAAGGCCGAAGTGGCCGCCATCACCGAAGCGGCGATGCGTGGCGAGATCACCGACTTCAAGGACAGCCTGCGTCGCCGCCTGACGTTGCTGAAGGGTGTCCCGTCAAGCGCCCTGGCCCAGGTGCTGCGCGACCGGCTGCGTTTCAACCCCGGCGCGCGCGAGCTCTGCGCGGCGCTGAAGGCGGCGGGACTGAAGCTGGTCCTGGTCTCGGGTGGCTTCACCTACTTCACGAAGCATGTCGCCGCAGAGCTGGGCATGGACTTCGTGCGCAGCAATGCGCTGGAGATCGTCAATGAGCAGCTCACCGGCGGCCTGTTGATGCAGCCCTGGGGCGAGATCTGCGACGGTGAAGAGAAGCGCCGGATGATGCTGAACTGTGCCGAACACATCGGTGCCACAGCGGCCCAGTGCATCGCCGTGGGCGATGGCGCCAATGACCTGCCGATGATGGGTGCCGCCGGCCTCTCGGTCGCCTACCACGCCAAGCCGGCTGTCCGCGCCAAAGCGATGGTGGCCATCCCGGATGGCGGACTCGATCGCCTGCTCACTGTCTTCGCCTGA
- a CDS encoding PIN domain-containing protein yields MRYMLDTNVVSALMREVACSGYSTSWRAINALKRDEVGLSVLVHNEVLFGLAKCPSPRRARQYQWVRRLIPVLPLTEDDHLPQHYARLRTLLESQGQRLETMDLLIAAHALSRDATLVSRDHGFARVPGLKLESWQHPRLTSVCEPTPGWRVR; encoded by the coding sequence ATGCGCTACATGCTTGACACCAATGTCGTGTCGGCGCTCATGCGCGAGGTCGCTTGCAGCGGGTACAGCACCAGTTGGCGAGCGATCAACGCGCTGAAGCGAGACGAGGTCGGCCTCAGCGTGCTGGTGCACAACGAGGTGCTCTTCGGCCTGGCGAAGTGCCCTTCGCCCAGGCGCGCACGCCAGTACCAATGGGTGCGGCGCCTGATCCCGGTCCTGCCGCTCACCGAGGACGACCACCTCCCGCAGCACTACGCTCGGCTCCGCACGCTGCTGGAAAGCCAGGGACAGCGGCTGGAAACAATGGACCTGCTGATTGCCGCCCACGCGCTGTCACGCGACGCCACCCTCGTGTCTCGTGATCACGGCTTTGCGCGCGTGCCGGGACTCAAGCTGGAGAGCTGGCAGCATCCCCGGCTGACCTCTGTGTGTGAGCCAACGCCCGGTTGGCGGGTGCGCTAA
- the mfd gene encoding transcription-repair coupling factor yields the protein MQLSPIAPGKRFTLPRPLGSADALLLSRFARQQFAAGRLTVMVTAEPGDTQRLEDELKFFAPELRVAVFPDWETLPYDSFSPHQDLISERLATLWRLLQSNDKASADRDLDLVLLPATTALTRLAPPAFLAATTFNFRQKQRLDEAGLKQQLTLGGYQHVSQVVSPGEYAVRGGLIDLFPMGSPVPYRVDLFGDEVDSIRVFDPDSQRSLYPVPEVRLLPGREFPMDESSRKAFRARWREKMDGDPTRSRIYKDIDTGLATAGIEYYLPLFFDSVASLFDYLPAEAGLVLHGEVDEALQRFWTDTRERHRFLQHDPDRPILPPEEIYLRPEDFFAATHRHAVLSVRGRDEVDYARPLPDVSVERGAQEPLARLASHLKSTPYRVLLLAESEGRRESLLELLRDNKIDPPSVQDLAAFEAAPDERFAITAAPLAAGFFWHEPDDGRLIQLITETELFATTPTTRRRRKQEQVSDVNALIKDLSELKVGDPVVHTNHGIGRYLGLINIDLGDGPSEFLHLEYADKATLYVPVAQLHLISRYTGVSAEEAPLHRLGSGQWDKARRKAAEQVRDTAAELLNLYARRAAREGHAFRYSPHDYEAFAASFGFEETPDQRAAIHAVIQDMISPRPMDRLVCGDVGFGKTEVALRAAFVAVMGGKQVALLAPTTLLAEQHFQNIADRFGKWPVKVAEMSRFRSAKEIKAAMEGLADGSIDIVIGTHKLLSGDVKFKRLGLLVIDEEHRFGVRHKEAMKAMRAEVDVLTLTATPIPRTLGMALEGLRDLSVIATAPQRRLAIKTFVRSENSGTIREAVLRELKRGGQVYFLHNEVETIENRRMKLEELLPEARIVVAHGQMPERELERVMREFVGGKHNLLLCSTIIETGIDVPSANTIVISRADKFGLAQLHQLRGRVGRSHHQAYAYLMVPDIEGLTKQAAQRLDAIQNMEELGSGFYLAMHDLEIRGAGEVLGENQSGNMMEVGFQLYNDMLSEAVRSLKAGREPDLLSPLSATTEINLHAPALLPDAYCGDVHQRLSLYKRLATADKSEQIDAMLEEITDRFGKLPAQGQTLFDTHRLRVLAKPYGVMKIDAAPTVININFRPNPPIDAMRVIELVQKNRNIKLVGNEKLRIDKALSDPKDRAQAVREVLRLLGAPVKT from the coding sequence ATGCAGCTGTCACCCATTGCCCCAGGCAAACGCTTCACCCTTCCCCGACCGCTCGGTTCGGCCGACGCCCTGCTCCTGTCCCGGTTCGCCCGCCAGCAATTCGCAGCCGGACGATTGACCGTGATGGTGACCGCCGAACCGGGCGACACCCAGCGGCTGGAGGACGAGCTGAAGTTCTTCGCGCCGGAGCTGCGTGTGGCGGTCTTTCCGGACTGGGAGACGCTGCCCTACGACAGCTTCAGCCCGCACCAGGACCTGATCTCGGAGCGACTGGCCACCTTGTGGCGGCTGTTGCAGTCCAATGACAAAGCCTCCGCAGACCGCGACCTGGATCTGGTGCTGCTGCCCGCCACCACCGCGCTCACCCGGCTGGCGCCGCCCGCCTTCCTGGCCGCGACCACATTCAACTTCCGGCAGAAGCAACGTCTCGATGAGGCCGGCCTCAAGCAGCAGCTCACCTTGGGCGGGTATCAGCATGTGAGCCAGGTCGTGTCGCCCGGTGAATATGCGGTGCGGGGCGGACTGATCGATCTGTTCCCCATGGGCTCGCCGGTGCCCTATCGGGTCGACCTGTTCGGTGACGAGGTCGACTCGATTCGGGTGTTCGATCCGGACAGTCAGCGCAGCCTCTATCCCGTGCCCGAGGTCCGGCTGCTGCCCGGCCGTGAGTTTCCGATGGACGAGTCCTCGCGCAAGGCCTTCCGGGCCCGCTGGCGCGAGAAGATGGACGGCGATCCCACCCGGTCGCGCATCTACAAGGACATCGACACCGGGCTGGCCACCGCCGGCATCGAGTACTACCTGCCGCTGTTCTTCGATTCGGTCGCCAGCCTGTTCGATTACCTGCCCGCCGAAGCCGGCTTGGTGCTGCATGGCGAAGTCGACGAGGCCCTCCAGCGCTTCTGGACCGACACCCGCGAACGCCACCGCTTCCTGCAGCACGATCCGGATCGGCCCATCCTGCCGCCGGAGGAGATCTACCTGCGTCCGGAGGACTTCTTCGCTGCCACTCATCGGCATGCGGTGCTGTCGGTGCGGGGCCGGGACGAGGTCGACTACGCCCGGCCGCTGCCGGATGTGAGCGTCGAGCGCGGCGCTCAGGAGCCGCTGGCCCGTCTGGCGTCGCATCTCAAGAGCACCCCCTACCGGGTGCTGCTGCTGGCCGAAAGCGAAGGCCGGCGTGAAAGTCTGCTGGAGCTGCTGCGCGACAACAAGATCGATCCGCCCTCGGTCCAGGATCTGGCCGCCTTCGAGGCTGCGCCGGATGAGCGGTTCGCCATCACCGCCGCGCCGCTGGCCGCCGGCTTCTTCTGGCATGAGCCGGACGACGGCCGGCTGATCCAGCTGATCACCGAGACCGAGCTCTTCGCCACCACGCCGACCACCCGTCGACGTCGCAAGCAGGAGCAGGTCAGTGATGTCAATGCGCTGATCAAGGACCTGTCCGAGCTGAAGGTCGGCGATCCGGTGGTGCACACCAATCACGGCATCGGCCGCTACCTGGGCCTGATCAACATCGACCTGGGCGACGGCCCCAGTGAGTTCCTCCATCTGGAGTACGCCGACAAGGCCACGCTGTATGTGCCGGTCGCGCAACTGCACTTGATCAGCCGCTACACCGGCGTCAGTGCGGAAGAAGCCCCGCTGCATCGGTTGGGCTCCGGCCAGTGGGACAAGGCCCGGCGCAAGGCCGCCGAGCAGGTTCGCGACACCGCCGCCGAGCTGCTCAACCTGTATGCCCGTCGCGCCGCGCGCGAGGGCCATGCATTCCGCTATTCACCGCACGACTACGAGGCCTTCGCCGCGAGCTTCGGCTTCGAGGAGACCCCGGACCAGCGCGCGGCCATTCATGCGGTCATCCAGGACATGATCAGCCCGCGTCCGATGGACCGGCTGGTCTGCGGTGACGTGGGCTTCGGCAAGACCGAAGTGGCGCTGCGCGCCGCCTTCGTCGCGGTCATGGGCGGCAAGCAGGTCGCGCTGCTGGCGCCCACCACGCTGCTGGCGGAGCAACACTTTCAGAACATCGCCGACCGCTTCGGCAAATGGCCGGTGAAGGTGGCCGAGATGAGCCGCTTCCGCTCCGCCAAGGAGATCAAGGCGGCGATGGAAGGCCTGGCCGATGGGTCGATCGACATCGTCATCGGTACCCACAAGCTGCTCTCCGGCGATGTGAAGTTCAAACGGCTCGGGCTGCTGGTCATCGACGAAGAGCATCGGTTCGGTGTTCGCCACAAGGAGGCGATGAAGGCGATGCGCGCCGAGGTGGACGTGCTGACCCTCACCGCCACACCGATTCCTCGTACGTTGGGCATGGCGCTGGAAGGCCTGCGGGACCTGAGCGTGATTGCCACCGCACCGCAGCGCCGACTGGCCATCAAGACCTTCGTGCGCTCGGAAAACAGCGGCACCATCCGGGAAGCGGTGCTGCGCGAACTCAAGCGGGGTGGTCAGGTCTATTTCCTGCACAACGAAGTCGAGACCATCGAGAACCGGCGCATGAAGCTCGAGGAGCTGCTGCCGGAGGCGCGCATCGTCGTCGCCCACGGCCAGATGCCGGAGCGCGAGCTGGAACGGGTGATGCGCGAGTTCGTCGGCGGCAAGCACAACCTGCTGCTGTGCTCCACCATCATCGAGACCGGCATCGACGTGCCCAGCGCCAACACCATCGTCATCAGCCGGGCGGACAAGTTCGGCCTGGCCCAGCTGCATCAGCTGCGCGGACGGGTCGGACGCTCCCACCACCAGGCTTATGCCTACCTCATGGTGCCGGACATCGAAGGCCTGACCAAGCAGGCGGCCCAGCGGCTGGATGCGATCCAGAACATGGAGGAGCTGGGCTCGGGCTTCTACCTCGCGATGCACGACCTGGAGATCCGCGGCGCCGGCGAGGTGCTGGGGGAGAACCAGAGCGGCAACATGATGGAGGTGGGCTTCCAGCTCTACAACGACATGCTGTCCGAGGCGGTGCGCTCGCTCAAGGCGGGTCGCGAACCGGACCTGCTCAGTCCGCTGTCGGCCACCACCGAGATCAACCTGCATGCGCCCGCGCTGCTGCCCGATGCCTACTGCGGCGATGTCCACCAGCGGCTGTCGCTCTACAAGCGGCTGGCCACGGCCGACAAGAGCGAGCAGATCGACGCGATGCTGGAGGAAATCACCGATCGCTTCGGCAAACTGCCGGCCCAGGGACAGACCCTGTTCGACACCCACCGCCTGCGCGTGCTGGCCAAGCCCTACGGGGTGATGAAGATCGATGCCGCGCCCACGGTCATCAACATCAATTTCCGCCCCAACCCGCCGATCGATGCCATGCGCGTCATCGAGCTGGTGCAGAAGAACCGCAACATCAAGCTGGTGGGCAACGAGAAGCTCCGCATCGACAAGGCCCTGTCCGATCCCAAGGACCGTGCGCAGGCGGTGCGTGAGGTGCTTCGGTTGCTGGGGGCACCGGTCAAGACCTGA
- a CDS encoding ShlB/FhaC/HecB family hemolysin secretion/activation protein, translating to MLALGMGALLISGSALAQAVRPPDAGLLKREETPPMSTRLPADPVRMAPRSDDAKGGEPAAAERRVTLRSVRIEGLTVLDEQELLALLGPVDGQQFTLTTMRGLAAEVQQRVQLAGRPFARAYLPPQDLSGGELRIAVVEGRYGAVNVQAHELSPDSAASAQSWLEPLKPGQPIGEELTRQIQLLSELPGIDVAATMAPGRGTGEGDLSVDITPRRRFGGDIRLDNHGSRYAGSQRLTATVYGNGLATLGDRGVLSLGANDGKGWQGAAAYSLPLGTSGVRAGLSGSRSHYELGKEFVSLGAEGRVDAVALQLTAPLVVTAGQRVDFQTGVQRQQITNLQRAVGASDQRQVRSLSGALQASSLLSTGGAVWGRLSAEVGQVRLQAAQRELDSRSARTNGGYLLVAGDAALLKPFGRWSVFLRGAGQTSDRNLDPSKKFVLGGADGVRAWPAAEAAGDDGVLGQAELRYRLGAAEPFAFVDAGGVRINHNRWDVSKNTRTIAGTGVGLRWTEGRWTMQGTVGWRTGALRDRPVSDPSAGNPQLWVSVNYTPGSF from the coding sequence ATGTTGGCGCTCGGCATGGGCGCTCTGCTGATCAGCGGTTCCGCGCTGGCGCAGGCGGTACGTCCGCCCGATGCGGGCCTGCTCAAACGCGAGGAGACCCCCCCGATGTCCACTCGCCTGCCCGCCGACCCGGTCCGCATGGCACCCCGCAGCGATGACGCGAAGGGCGGGGAACCGGCCGCGGCCGAGCGGCGTGTGACCCTGCGCAGCGTGCGCATCGAAGGGCTCACCGTGCTCGATGAGCAGGAACTCCTGGCGCTTCTTGGCCCAGTGGATGGCCAGCAGTTCACCTTGACCACCATGCGTGGATTGGCGGCTGAAGTGCAGCAACGCGTGCAACTGGCCGGCCGCCCCTTTGCGCGTGCCTATCTCCCGCCGCAGGATCTGTCGGGTGGCGAGCTGCGCATCGCCGTTGTGGAAGGCCGCTACGGCGCAGTGAATGTGCAGGCACACGAGCTGTCACCTGACTCGGCCGCCTCGGCACAGTCCTGGCTGGAACCTTTGAAGCCCGGCCAGCCGATCGGTGAGGAACTGACCCGTCAGATCCAGTTGCTGTCTGAATTGCCCGGCATCGACGTCGCAGCAACCATGGCGCCAGGGCGCGGCACCGGGGAAGGCGATCTGTCGGTGGACATCACCCCGCGACGCCGATTCGGTGGGGACATCCGGCTCGACAACCATGGCAGCCGCTACGCCGGCAGCCAGCGCCTCACCGCCACCGTTTATGGCAATGGCCTGGCCACACTGGGCGACCGCGGTGTCTTGTCCTTGGGCGCCAATGACGGCAAGGGCTGGCAGGGTGCGGCCGCCTACTCGCTGCCACTGGGAACCTCCGGTGTGCGTGCCGGCTTGTCCGGCAGCCGCAGCCACTATGAGCTGGGCAAGGAGTTCGTCTCCCTGGGTGCCGAAGGTCGTGTGGATGCGGTGGCATTGCAACTGACCGCGCCGCTGGTGGTCACGGCGGGCCAACGCGTCGATTTCCAGACGGGGGTTCAACGGCAACAGATCACGAATCTGCAGCGGGCGGTCGGGGCCAGTGACCAGCGTCAGGTGCGGTCCTTGTCTGGCGCCTTGCAGGCATCCAGCCTCTTGTCGACCGGCGGTGCCGTTTGGGGTCGCCTGTCTGCAGAAGTGGGGCAGGTGCGACTGCAGGCCGCGCAGCGTGAGCTGGACAGCCGGTCGGCACGCACGAACGGTGGCTATCTCCTGGTTGCGGGCGATGCGGCATTGCTCAAGCCCTTTGGTCGCTGGTCGGTGTTCCTGCGCGGCGCGGGGCAGACGAGCGATCGCAATCTCGATCCCTCCAAGAAGTTCGTGCTGGGCGGTGCCGATGGCGTGAGAGCCTGGCCCGCGGCCGAGGCCGCTGGGGACGACGGCGTGCTGGGGCAGGCGGAACTTCGCTATCGCCTCGGTGCGGCCGAACCCTTTGCGTTTGTCGATGCCGGTGGCGTGCGCATCAATCACAACCGCTGGGACGTCTCCAAGAACACGCGGACGATCGCAGGCACCGGTGTGGGCCTGCGTTGGACCGAGGGGCGTTGGACCATGCAGGGCACGGTGGGCTGGCGAACGGGAGCCCTGCGTGACCGCCCGGTGTCCGATCCGAGCGCGGGCAATCCGCAGCTGTGGGTCAGCGTGAACTACACGCCGGGCTCGTTCTGA